DNA sequence from the Patagioenas fasciata isolate bPatFas1 chromosome 19, bPatFas1.hap1, whole genome shotgun sequence genome:
TGCAGGTTGGCTTGTTCAATGTCCATGTGCCAGTCCCCATGGAAGAGAAGGCGGCTCTTGTCCCACCAGGGCAATGGGGCACTGGGGTCCTCTGAAGGCTTGGTGAGGAGATCCACGCACTGTCCGATCAGGGTCCAGGCCGGGTCCCAGCAAGGTCCCCACACGATGGTGTACTGGGAGATCTCCGCTGGGGACACAGAGGTTGGCTCGGTCCTTCGGATACCCACACAACCCCATCCCCACCCTGGCACAGAGCCCTCCTGCTCTTACAGTGGAAATCGTGGTAGAACTTCAAGGGTGGCATGTTCCTCTCCACCATCGCGTccccccagggcagccccagcttCAGGACCTGGCGGCGGCGGGAGCAGGGCTGGCCACACTGCTCGGCTCCGATCAGCCGGCCCGAGAGCTGCCAGTTCCGGATCTCAAAGAGGTAGCGAGGGTAGTCCCGGATCCGCACTGCAGGGAGAGGGGGAGCTGAGAGATGGGCAGCAAAGGGACACTGCCCTGGTCCCCCACTCTAGGCCATAGCAGGAGCCACTGTCCTGTCACATCTCCACACCCTTCCCACTCCCTTGAATGTCCAAAAattatagaatagaatcacagaatggtttgggttggaagggaccttcaaagctcccccagtgccacctctgccatgagcagggacatcttcaccagctcaggttgctcagagccccgtccagactGGCCTGGGatctctccagggatggagcatctaccacttctctgggaaatgggccagggtttcaccactttcagtgtaaaaaatttcattCTCACATCCAGTTTGAATCTCCCCTCGAGTTTAAaaacatcaccccttgttctatagcaacaggccctgctaaacgtCTGTCCCTATCttccttatcagcccctttttagtagaaaaggccacaataaggtctccctggagcttctcttctccaggctgaacaccccaactctcagcttgtcctcccagcagagctgttccagccttggatcatttctgtggctcctctggcccctctccaacaggttcacgtgtgtcctgtgctgaggaaccagagctgggaGCCCAGGACACGCAGCCACCGTGCTGCCCTCCACAGGCACTCTCATGTGAAGTAACTCACCAAAGAAGCTGCCAACTCTGCCCTTCATCATGCGGCACCACTGAGTGACCATCTCCAAACCCTCGGGAGGGAATGGGCTGACGCTGTCCACGTCCCTCATCTGCTCCAAAACCCTCTCCGTGCCATGGAAGGACTCGTCAGCCATGGCCACCAGCTCCAAATGGGCAAGGGTCCAGGTGAGGAGGGCTCTCCGCATTGGCGTGTTGGCATAGAGGCGCCGTGAGCGCTGGATGTAGATCTCAATGTTCTTCTTCTCCAGCGAGGCGTAGAGCTCCTCGATCTTGCGGGCGGGCAGCAGCTCCCCATGCTGCTTGCGCAGCGCGGCCACCTTGGCATCCAGCAGCTGCAACCGCTTGGCGCTCTCCTTGCTCTCGTCCTTCATCAGCTCGTAGTTGTCTCGTAACTTCACCTCGAAGACGTCATCCAGGAAGACCCAGGAGAAATGCGTCACTTTGAGCAGGAGGTCGGGAGGCAGCGCGGTGCTGGTGGGCTGCCCACGCCGGTGCAAACCTTTCAGCCACTTCTGCACCCCTACGGCAGCATCCAGCGTGTGGGAGAAGTCGTACTGGTAGGGGAACTCAATGGTCACGCTGGCAAAGGAGAAGGCCCAGCCACGGTTGCGGAGGGTGCGGAGGGTGGGGAAGGCGCAGCGGTGCAGGATGACCTCCTCCAGCTCCGGCAGCAGCTTCACCTCCACCTCCTTGAAGCTGAAGATGCTGTGTCCGTCAAAGCCGGCGGCCAGCTCGGGGCAGTAGCCGTGCAGGGCACCGCCGTGCCAGCTCACCAAGGTCCTTTCAGCAGCCAGGCTGATGTAGTTGGCTTCGGAGACAAAGGCTGTGAGCTTGGCAGAGCTCAGCTCCAGTGACAGGGACAGCAGTCTTTTAGGGGGGGTCCCATCTGGCTGGAGAGGCCCCGGTGGCTCAGTCGGGGTGGCCGAGTGGGATGTTGGGctctctggggacagggagggaggtGTCCCACGGCCAAGGGCGCTCTGCAAGGCTTGGTGGCACTGCAGGGTGGCCAGGGTGTGATGGTACAAGTGCATGTGGTCGGGGGGGCTCCACAGCACCGCCAGCCCCTCGCCGCACTGCACCTACAGTGGAGAGAGCCAGGAGGCACCAGGTCACTGCCGGGTCCAGCACAGCCCCGTTCTCTCTAGCATCCTTCAATGCCAaccagtccaactcctgccccatcCAGCCCAGTCCCACCAGTACAGGATAAAGCAGAAAACCAAGGGTCACACTAACCTCCAAGGAGCGGATGCTGCTGTGGTAGGTGACAGAGAGCATGGGGAGGTTTGCCATGGGGTTGGGGATGGCGGGAGCTTTGCAACATGGCTGCATTTTCTCCGTGATGCTCTTCACCAAGGCCAGCACCATGCCCTGGACACTGACGGTACAGCTCTCGGCACTCCCCAGGACAGTGAGTGTGTCCAGCCGCAGCTCCAGGGCACCTGAAGAGATGGCATGTCAGTGCTGGAGGCGCGGAGAAAACACATCGTGATGTGCCAGGTTCCTCTGAGCGCAGAGGCTGTGCCAGGACAGCCATGTGCAGTCACCCTGGATGCTACTTACCCACCAGGGCTGAGAGCGTGAAAAGGTTCACATCCTCCACCTTCAGATCCACCTTCCAGAGCAGCCCCCAGGGCTCGCTTGAGGCAGAGGACGGCTTCTTGGCAAGCTCAGCTCCACTGGGCTGTGGGCAGAACAGGGGCAGGACCCTGGCCAGGCACTCGGTGCAGGTGTCTGACGACTCCACTTGCAACCCCCGGATGGTGCAGTCCAGGAAAAGTGTGTCCGACTGGGTGCTGGACATGCCCAGGGGCTGGTTGTAACTGCCCTGCAAGGACAAACAGGACAATGACTCTCAGGCtgcaggatgtccccatgccaccACGCACCCCTGTAACACCTGTGTGGAGTTGCAGACAGGTAGCTCCCTGCTGAGAGCCACCCCTCTCCCCCTCGGCTCGCCCCTCACCTGCAGGTTGAAGGAGTCGAGGATGAGGGCTTCTCCCCACACGTGCATGTTGGGGGGATGCGGGGCACGCTGGATGTGCGAGTCGTTGCCCACACGCCAGCAGAGGTGGTCCACGGCCAGCACGGCTCTCTGGTGCACACTCTGCGGTCGCAGGTGCTGGTAGTCTGCGGGCAGAGAGGAGggtgagtgcaggcagggctcACCACTGCACACACAGCTGTCCCCAAACAGGGACAACCCAGACACAGCCAGGCCAGAGTCACAGCCCCTGGCCTGACACAGACACGAGGAAGCACATGCCAGCCTGTACCTGCAGAGACGGAGTTGAAGCCCAAGGCAAAGGGTGGCGTGTCCCCCAGCTGCACCGACACATTGACGTTGGACAGCGAGGCAGACAGGATGATGGGCGCTATGATTTGGGGATAGCTCCTGCACAGGACAAGCAGTGATACGCTGTTACTGGGGACACTGCGTGTCACAGGGGTTCCCTGATCACCTGCCACACTCCATATCAGCCTCCCCGTCCCATGGGCTGTGAGCAGGGCAGAGAAGGTGCTGGGTGCCCAGGAACCCTGCCAGAGCGCGACAGGCAAAAGGAAACAAGCTGAGatagcagcagctgtgctgaggCCAAATTTACCTTCCCTTGTGCCTTTGGCTGGGAACAGGTACCGCCCGGCACCCATATTCCTGTGTCAAGAGGCCCAGCCAGTGCGAAAATTCTTGGTGGCGGTAGTGGATGATGCACGTGttgagcagcacagcagctgagaGGTCAATGGCTGTGACCTAGAGCAGGGAGAGGGGCCGGGTGGCAAAAAATAACTCGTGCCAGGAGTTGAACCAGACCACCCACTCTGGGGGCCAGGAGTGTGCCCAGCACTCACTCACCTGCACACTGGTCTTCAAGGAGTTGAGGCACACGATGCGCTGGCggctctgggagaggagaagGCCGTCTGGAGAGAGAAGAGCTGAAGTGAGAGGTAGTGGGGGGCAGCAGCCCCGTCCCAGGGGTGCCCTCCTGGCTACTTGCCCTCCAGCTGGAGTTCTACACTCATTTGGTCCAGGTCTGAGGTGGGTGTGAAGTTGCGCAGCGGGATCTGCTCCTCCTCGCGCTGATAAAGAAACTGTAGTAGCTTCAGGCTCCAGGTGAGGTGTCTGTAAGAAGTGGGGAGTCACAGCCAGAAGGGAACTACACTGTCACGTCCCCCATCTTCCTGTCTCTCATCCCCAGCTGACTAGCACACTGGCACAAAGACACCAGCCGGtgcccagctgcagcccagtgcTCTCGTCCCATCAGCAGAGGATCCCATCGGGCTTTCCTGCCAGAGAACCAGctcacatcccttcctgcctccccagaagcccagccccaggccaagCTCTGTCCTTCCCACTGGGGTGGGCTCCAGGACTCACTCTCTGCAGTCTGGCAGAGCACAGAATGGTAcaattgtccccaagtccctgtccccagcgctggTTTGGGCTAGGACAACCTCCACCTGCCTCTTTACCTCTTCTGGCTGTTCATAGACAGCACCGTGCTGGTGTTCTCCAGCTTCACCTCCACCCTCCTGGGGATGAGCTGCAGCATGTCCCTGCTTAGCAGCGACAGGGCCTTCAGGGGCTCCCCTGGGCCTGGAGAGAGACACACAGTGTCACACGAAGGCTGTGGGGACTGCGAGCCCCTGCCCAGggcttgtccctgtccccgtccctgacCTGGGCTGGGCTGTTCCCCCGCGCTGCTGCGCTGGGCAGTGATACGGTGCAGCAGCGGGCTGGAGAAGAGCCCTTcgtgcagctctgcctgcagcgtCTGGACGCGCAGCCTGACGCCCGCCGGTCGCCACTTGTTGCTGAACTCCAGGGAGAGGGACAGCGCCAGggccagctctgccaggcaggtgTCATCCTGCACGGGGACACGGAGTGCACAGGAATCACCCAACTCCCTGCCGGTGGGTGCTGCAGGTGAAGCACTGGGCACAGCGCAGAGCCCACAGCCTTGCAGCATCGCCCAGCCTTGGGGACAGGCTGGAATGGGTCCTTGGGGTATTCCAGGGCCTTGAATTTCTCCCTTCCCCAGCACTCACCAGTTGGCTGCTCCGGAGCACTTTGCTGTTCACCTTGGTCAGGCTCACCTCGCAGGTCAGGCTAGGGAGGAAAGAGAACAGACAGAGCCTGCAGGTCCTGCTGTCACCAAACCGAGCCTCTGACACCCCTTCTCTGGGGGACATCAGGACCCAAAGTCCCTGCTTCAGATCCTCCCAAAAGCAGAGCACTTCCTAGCTCTGTGCACAGTGCAGCAACTCAAAATTCACACAACACAAAATTTGAGCTTCCCGTGAAGGGAAAGGAGACCAAGCCACCCTTGGAGAAGGTTAATGTGTCATGTCACAGGTGATGTGGGATGCTGCTGAAGTGAGACACAAGGGAGCCTGGCTGGGGTTGGAGGAGCCTCCCTGTCCCCTGgggcccagggctgggggaacagagcaggatgtgagcacagCGTTACCTCTTCCCATCACCATTCAGGAGGAGACGGGTCTTGCTGGCCTGGATGTGCCAGAGAGACTCTGAGGTGGCCACGTGCAGAACGATGACGTTGATGGAGTCCATGTGGATGGAAAAGAGCTGGGGGAGAAGGCACCATGAGGGACATccaacagcagcacagcccacAAAAGCCTTGCACTGAGCCAGCATCTCACCtggctgaggagcctcagcagggAGGGTTTACGGGTCAGGTCTGCTCTGCTTTTATTTCCATCAGCTTCTCTGGGAGCCTCTGGAATGGATGGCTGTAACCCAGGGCCCTTCTGGAGATCTGTGCGGATTCGCACCTCGCCCAAACACAGCTCAAAGTAGAGCCTGTGGAAGAACAGCACGGGCAACTCTTACAAGAGGCTGTACATGGCACACCCAGCCCCATCACCAGGGCTGCCCCCTGTCCAAAGACACATAGGACCAGCGCAAGAACATCCACAAGACAGTGCCACCCCAAAGAAGGGTGCTTTAGTCCCACACGGAGCAGACCACGGGGACACAGACACTGCAGAAAGGTGTAAAGGCAACAGAACTACAGTCAGCGGGACCAGGGATGAGCCAGACCCCCCAAAGAGCGCAGGGAGGGAGCTGGGGTGCGGGTACGTACGGCAGCTCCCGGCTCAGTTTACTGGAGATCCAAACGTTGTCAATCTCCTGCAAGGATGCACAGGTGGGTCAGAGAGAAAACAACTTGGTGCTGCCCTGTGATGCTCATCCTGACTTTCCTGCTGTGCTCCTGTCATGCATGGAGAATCGGGGAGCACCCAAAAACCCCAAGTTTGGCCATGGGAGGAAGGGCCTGGCAGCAGCTACGGGGCTGCACGACAGGAATTTGGCTGCAGTGACTTGCCAGTCTGGAAAGGACCGCAGTGTCCCACCTGTCCTCGTGTGCCCGTGACAGCCCCTCACCCCGGTACCCACCACAGTCTGCTGCACCCGCTGGAACTTGAGGCTGATGTTCTGGGCCCAGAAGAAGCCGAAGGAGCCGATTTTCAGCTCCGCATGAAGCTTCTGCTGGCACCAGGTGATGGCCAGGCGACACACCAGccacctgtggggacaggggacagctggGGTCACCCCCCTGGCTGGGGCAGGGACCAGCTTTGCCCTTCaagctccagcacccacagctggACGGGGGCTCCCTGGGCAGAACCCCAGGCTGGGGCACAGACCCTGCAGGGTcacccccccagccctgagggtCCCCTTggacccccacacccacccctgcGGGCTCCCCAGGACTCCTGTGAGCCCCCAAGCCCCTAATACCCCTCCCAACCCCCCCAATGCCCTGcacaaccccccaaacccccgcaGGCTCCCCACACCCCTtctcccccagccccctgagccaccCCAAACTCCTCACACCCCAaaaccctcattgtcccccctTAACCCATGCtgaacccccccgcacccccaaaacctcacccccagccctgggtccccccacaccCCTGGCAGCCCCTGTGGCCCCCTGACATCCCCCCGAAACCCCTGCGGACCCCCGTGCACGGCCCTTTTGACCCTAACAGccccacccccaagtcctgctACCCTCAAACCCCTACAGTCCCCCCTCCAACCGCCTGGGTCTCCCCGCAGCCCCGTTACCGCCCCCCCCGGAGCTTCCCCCGCCCTGACCGCGCCAGCAGCGCCAGCCCGGTGAGCAGCGCCACGACGACGAGGCCGAGCAGGGCGGCGGGCAGCGGCATGGCGGCCCCGGCCCGGTGTGAGCGTCCGTGTGTCCCCCGCTCCCGGTACCGCCACCGCGGGGCCGACCGCCCGCGCACCCGGAGTGGCCGctgggaggggcggggcggggccgagcggcGGGGCCGAGCGGTGCTTGCCCGGAGTGAGCGGCAGCGCCGCGCCTGGGCCGGGAGGGGGATATTTGGGGGGGGTACCGGATCCGCCCGCCCCCCAGCACCGTTCAATGCCGTCACGACCCGCACAAACAGGCACACGACAGAGGATTCAGCTCTTTTATGGTCCCGGGTCCTCACCACGCACAGGGAGAGGTTTGGGGTACACTGTGGGGTGCAGCTCCTGTGGGGGGGTCCTGGCTGGAGGGAGCTGCAAGGGACGGGTTGTGGAGTTTGCGAATGTGCTCTGGGTCAGGTCTGGATGTGGGGCTTGGCTCTGGGTCAAGTCTGGACATTAGGATCCACTTTGGGCTGGATTTAGGTCACAGAGACCCAGTTCATGTTGGATCTTGGGCTGGGCTTTGGGTCAGGTCTGGACATTAGGATCTGCCTTGGGCTGGATTTAGGACTTGGGGACCTGCTTCAGATTGGATCTTGGACACTGGGCTCTGCTTTCAATCAGATCTGGACATTAGGATTCTGTTTGGGCTGGATTTAGGACATGAGGACCTGGTTCATGTTGGATGTTTGGCTCAGCTTTGAACTGGATTTGGAATGTGGGACCTGCTTTGTGCTGGATCTCAGATGCTGGGCTCTGCTTTGGGTCAGGTCTGGACACTAGGATCTGCTTTGGGTCAGGTTTAGACATTAGGACCTGCTTTGGGGTGGATTTAGGACTTGGGGAACCTGCTTCATGTTGGATCTTGGACGTTGGGCTCTGCTTTTGGTCAGGTTTGGACATTGGGATCTGCCTTGTGTTGGATTTGGGGGTCTGCACTCTGGTGTGTGTCAGACCCAGGTGGGTACAGGGGCTGTACTCCGGGTTGAGCTATCCCAAATGCCACAGGGCAGCACCCAGCAGCTCAGTGTCAGTCTGACTGTCCGTCACAACTCAGCGTGGTACTGCTCCGCTTTGAAGACGTCACTGGGCTGCATAAAGATGCCCTCCATCACCTTCCAGTAGTTGTTCTGGCTGGAGGCGGCCATGCCATGCACCTCCTTCTGCCCGTGGATGGGCCGCCCGTACTGCTCGCCCGTCACCGAGAGGAAGACCTCGGTGGAGGCGTGCTGGAAGCGCACCTCGCCGTCCCGCGCCCAGTACGTCCCACTGCAAACCACGGTCCAGTCGTCCAGGTAGTCGCCCTCGCCGGCCTCTCCAAATGCGCTCACCTCCTGTGGGTGAAAAACAGCTTGTTTGGGGGCTGGGATGAAGAGATGGGGGACCACGCTGAGCTGGACCCAGAGGGCAAGGAGGGGTGGGGGCAGAGGAAAGGGCTGGGTCTTGGGGATAAAGTGGGGGACCTCAGTGTGATTGGGGCTTAGCTGGGACTTGGAGAGCCTGGTTGGGACTTAATGGGGGCAAGGAGGAGCTGATAGGGAGGGAGGAACAAAGTGGGACTCGTAGGGACATAGGGGACCCAGTTTGGACTAGGGAAAAAGACAGAGctagcagggacacaggggacgcATCTGGGACTGGGAGGGATAGGGAAAATGTGGTAGGGACCGGGGAAGAAGGTGAGACTGGTTGGGACCAGGGAACAAGACAACTGgtagggacagaggggacaagggggacccAGTCAGCACTGGCGGAGACAAGGAAAACCCAGTGGGGACCCAGCAGGTCCAGGGTGACAAGGGGGATCTGGGTGACA
Encoded proteins:
- the BLTP2 gene encoding bridge-like lipid transfer protein family member 2, translated to MPLPAALLGLVVVALLTGLALLARWLVCRLAITWCQQKLHAELKIGSFGFFWAQNISLKFQRVQQTVEIDNVWISSKLSRELPLYFELCLGEVRIRTDLQKGPGLQPSIPEAPREADGNKSRADLTRKPSLLRLLSQLFSIHMDSINVIVLHVATSESLWHIQASKTRLLLNGDGKSLTCEVSLTKVNSKVLRSSQLDDTCLAELALALSLSLEFSNKWRPAGVRLRVQTLQAELHEGLFSSPLLHRITAQRSSAGEQPSPGPGEPLKALSLLSRDMLQLIPRRVEVKLENTSTVLSMNSQKRHLTWSLKLLQFLYQREEEQIPLRNFTPTSDLDQMSVELQLEDGLLLSQSRQRIVCLNSLKTSVQVTAIDLSAAVLLNTCIIHYRHQEFSHWLGLLTQEYGCRAVPVPSQRHKGRSYPQIIAPIILSASLSNVNVSVQLGDTPPFALGFNSVSADYQHLRPQSVHQRAVLAVDHLCWRVGNDSHIQRAPHPPNMHVWGEALILDSFNLQGSYNQPLGMSSTQSDTLFLDCTIRGLQVESSDTCTECLARVLPLFCPQPSGAELAKKPSSASSEPWGLLWKVDLKVEDVNLFTLSALVGALELRLDTLTVLGSAESCTVSVQGMVLALVKSITEKMQPCCKAPAIPNPMANLPMLSVTYHSSIRSLEVQCGEGLAVLWSPPDHMHLYHHTLATLQCHQALQSALGRGTPPSLSPESPTSHSATPTEPPGPLQPDGTPPKRLLSLSLELSSAKLTAFVSEANYISLAAERTLVSWHGGALHGYCPELAAGFDGHSIFSFKEVEVKLLPELEEVILHRCAFPTLRTLRNRGWAFSFASVTIEFPYQYDFSHTLDAAVGVQKWLKGLHRRGQPTSTALPPDLLLKVTHFSWVFLDDVFEVKLRDNYELMKDESKESAKRLQLLDAKVAALRKQHGELLPARKIEELYASLEKKNIEIYIQRSRRLYANTPMRRALLTWTLAHLELVAMADESFHGTERVLEQMRDVDSVSPFPPEGLEMVTQWCRMMKGRVGSFFVRIRDYPRYLFEIRNWQLSGRLIGAEQCGQPCSRRRQVLKLGLPWGDAMVERNMPPLKFYHDFHSEISQYTIVWGPCWDPAWTLIGQCVDLLTKPSEDPSAPLPWWDKSRLLFHGDWHMDIEQANLHQLATEDPYNTTENMHWEWSHLSFHWKPGQFVFKGNLDVNVRTASKYDDCCFLHLPDLCMTLDLQWLCHGNPHDHHGVVLRSPEFLPEVPVGQQYDSYRAFRSENLNLSIRMDLTRPSEEHSQPRILLYSSTLRWMQNFWATWTSVTRPICRGKLFNNMKPSKKKLGQHYKQLSYTALFPQLQVHYWASFAQQRGIQVECCQGHIFTRGTQRLIPQAGTVMRRLISEWSITQMVSDLSQVTVHLMASTCDENADHRLDTLVKKTHLLSLSSLTYQRHSNRTAEEELPLRDGDDGFHTHQLHLVDLRASWTTTNRDIAFGLYDGYKKAAVLKRNLSTEALKGLKIDTQLQAKKLKRGPLSAHSVPARVTAPITSGRPERASSGGAYMLQKLIEETDKFVVFTEEESGASEQLCGIAACQTDDIYNRNCLIELVNCQMVLRGAETEGCVIVSAAKAQLLQCQHHPAWYGDTLKQKTSWTCLLDGMQYFATTESSPTEREHGQLWLEVKNIEEHRQRSLDSVQELMESGQAVGGMVSTTTDWNQPSEAQQTQQVQRIISRCSCRMYYISYSHDIDPELATQIKPPETPVNQEKEDLLKKQEGAVDTFTLIHHDLEISTNPAQYAMILDIVNNLLLHVEPKRKEHSEKKQRVRFQLEISSNPEEQRSSILHLQEAVRQHVAQIRQLEKQMYSNVKSLQDDSKNESLLDLNHRLQQQLSQEKADLQLESEELNILIRCFKDFQLQRANKMELRKQPEDVSVARRTEFYFAQARWRLTEEDGQLGIAELELQRFLYSKVNKSDDTAEHLLELGWVTMNNLLPNAVYKVVLRPQSSCQSGRQLALRIFSKVRPPVGGISIKEHFEVNVVPLTIQLTHQFFHRMMGFFFPGRNVEEEEVGDEEDKSKLVTTGIPVVKPRQLIVADDSLGPGKGVAQGLNRTSGVRRSFRKTPEHPVDDIDKMKERAAMNNSFIYIKIPQVPLCVSYKGEKNSVDWGDLNLVLPCLEYHNNTWTWLDFAMAVKRDSRKALVAQVIKEKLRLKPAAGAEARGKLENKSDGTIQQQEEDEKARLLIGLSVGEKNPSKKSIFGRRK